One window of Deinococcus metalli genomic DNA carries:
- the rplI gene encoding 50S ribosomal protein L9 encodes MQVILLEPGKLGKTGEVVNVKDGYARNWLIPQGIAAPATSSNMKSLEARVRSRQKVLAAEKATAEDLASRLNGVAVELSVRAGEGKIYGAVTHADVAGALDKLGFDVDKRRIDMPKTVKEIGEYDIAYRAHPEVTIPMKLVVHASK; translated from the coding sequence ATGCAAGTGATTCTTCTCGAACCCGGCAAGCTCGGCAAGACCGGCGAGGTCGTGAACGTCAAGGACGGGTACGCCCGGAACTGGCTGATCCCGCAGGGCATCGCCGCGCCCGCCACCAGCAGCAACATGAAGAGCCTCGAGGCGCGCGTCCGCTCGCGCCAGAAGGTGCTCGCCGCCGAAAAGGCCACTGCCGAGGACCTCGCCAGCCGCCTGAACGGCGTGGCCGTGGAACTCAGCGTCCGTGCCGGTGAAGGCAAGATCTACGGCGCCGTGACCCACGCCGACGTGGCCGGCGCCCTGGACAAGCTGGGCTTCGACGTGGACAAGCGCCGCATCGACATGCCGAAGACCGTCAAGGAAATCGGCGAGTACGACATCGCGTACCGCGCCCACCCCGAAGTCACCATCCCCATGAAGCTCGTCGTTCACGCCTCGAAGTAA
- the rpsR gene encoding 30S ribosomal protein S18, whose product MTQGNNADRKPRGKGPKRPRKPKVDPFSIGELEITDYKDVKMLRRFVSDTGKILPRRRTGLSAKHQRRIAQTIKIARQLALLPYTEKLVRK is encoded by the coding sequence ATGACGCAAGGCAACAACGCCGACCGCAAGCCGCGCGGCAAGGGCCCCAAGCGCCCCCGCAAGCCCAAGGTCGATCCGTTCTCCATCGGGGAACTGGAAATCACCGACTACAAAGACGTGAAGATGCTCCGCCGCTTCGTGAGCGACACGGGCAAGATCCTTCCTCGCCGCCGCACCGGCCTCTCGGCCAAGCACCAGCGCCGCATTGCGCAGACGATCAAGATCGCGCGCCAGCTGGCCCTGCTGCCCTACACCGAGAAACTGGTCCGGAAGTAA
- a CDS encoding dienelactone hydrolase family protein, with protein sequence MLKRTLTVSAFLLSSLAAAQAVKGGDVVVTSFGKDYKSYLSAPASATPKPAVILIHSFNGLEQGYKDLVDEMAGAGFVTLALGWQTFEKEPSDDTVRALIEDGVKFLGARKDVNMNALGLTGFCAGGRYTMLLLPQLKQFKAGVAWYGFPDQGGTAAKPQAPTAFIDQLSAPMLILHGTKDQPSPIASIYAYAQKLDAANKNFKLSVYQGEPHGFLLKDSLIADTVASRSARQEMVNYFREWLK encoded by the coding sequence ATGCTCAAGCGCACGTTGACCGTGTCTGCGTTCCTGCTGTCGTCTCTCGCCGCCGCTCAGGCCGTCAAGGGAGGTGACGTGGTGGTCACGAGTTTCGGCAAGGACTACAAGAGTTACCTGTCGGCGCCGGCGAGCGCCACGCCCAAGCCCGCGGTGATCCTGATCCACTCGTTCAACGGCCTGGAACAGGGCTATAAGGATCTGGTGGACGAGATGGCCGGCGCGGGCTTCGTGACGCTGGCGCTGGGCTGGCAGACCTTCGAGAAGGAGCCGAGCGACGATACGGTCCGGGCGCTGATCGAGGACGGCGTGAAGTTCCTGGGGGCGCGCAAGGACGTGAACATGAACGCGCTGGGCCTGACGGGCTTCTGCGCGGGCGGGCGCTACACCATGCTGCTGTTGCCGCAGCTCAAGCAGTTCAAGGCGGGGGTGGCGTGGTACGGCTTCCCGGACCAGGGGGGCACGGCGGCCAAACCGCAGGCGCCGACGGCCTTCATCGACCAGCTCAGCGCGCCCATGCTGATCCTGCACGGCACGAAGGACCAGCCCAGTCCCATCGCCTCGATCTACGCCTACGCGCAGAAGCTGGACGCGGCGAACAAGAACTTCAAGCTCAGCGTGTACCAGGGCGAACCGCACGGATTCCTGCTCAAGGACAGTCTGATCGCCGACACGGTCGCCAGCCGCAGCGCGCGGCAGGAGATGGTGAACTACTTCCGCGAGTGGCTGAAGTAA